Proteins found in one Cyanobium sp. ATX 6F1 genomic segment:
- a CDS encoding photosystem I assembly protein Ycf3, with the protein MPRSQRNDNFIDKSFTVMADLIVKLMPISSRAKEAYIYYKDGLSAQGDGDYAEALDNYEEALKLEDDPIDRGEIFKNMAIIFMSNGEEEKSLGYYAKSLEENPNSPSCLKNMGLIYEKWGRLAQEEGDQDSADRWLDKAADLWGRAVRLYPGGYLEIENWLKSSGRSNVDVYF; encoded by the coding sequence GTGCCACGCAGTCAACGCAATGACAACTTCATCGACAAGAGCTTCACGGTCATGGCCGACTTGATCGTGAAGCTGATGCCGATCAGTTCCAGGGCCAAGGAGGCCTACATCTATTACAAAGATGGACTCTCCGCCCAGGGCGATGGGGACTACGCCGAGGCCTTGGACAACTACGAAGAGGCCCTGAAGCTGGAGGATGACCCCATCGACCGCGGCGAGATCTTCAAGAACATGGCGATCATCTTCATGAGCAATGGCGAAGAGGAGAAGTCACTCGGCTACTACGCCAAGTCTTTGGAGGAAAACCCAAACTCTCCTTCCTGCCTCAAAAACATGGGTCTGATCTATGAGAAGTGGGGCCGTCTCGCCCAGGAAGAGGGGGATCAGGATTCGGCTGATCGCTGGCTCGACAAGGCCGCGGACCTCTGGGGCCGCGCCGTGCGCCTCTACCCGGGCGGTTACCTGGAAATCGAGAACTGGCTCAAGTCCTCCGGCCGCAGCAACGTCGACGTCTACTTCTGA
- a CDS encoding heavy metal translocating P-type ATPase — translation MLEVEGMKCGGCVRAVEQRLLEQPGVAQVSVNLLTRTAWVGLDPPRADAGASDPLPAVIASLGGLGYTAKLRNRDLDSPSPQERRQRLHWWEQWRQLVVALALLLVSVAGHLAESGQLGVPLLAEIPFHALVATVALAGPGRSILVAGARGALAGVPSMDTLVGLGMGSSYLASLGAFLWPALGWQCFFNEPVMLLGFVLLGRFLEERARYRTGRSLEQLAALQPDTALLLLDGGEPRLVRVGGLRPGDRLRILPGDRVPVDGLVHSGHSAVDVSSLTGEPLPLMAAPGSSLAAGSLNLEAPLELDVECSGADTALARIIRLVEEAQARKAPIQGLADRVAGRFSVVVLALAAATFLFWWLWGAALWPQVLLAAPAFSAHGFHGAGGMQAGHAVLGAMATTPAALALQLAIAVLVVACPCALGLATPTAITVGTGLAARSGVLFRGGDVIERAARVQVMLFDKTGTLTLGRPLVTAVEAAPGVEADRLVQIAASLERQTRHPFAHALLQEAQVRQLSLLAVTSSHTLAGQGVEGTIDALAGTARVGRPGWLREVGLVLDPELEQRRDQLERLGATVLAVAEGPRLLGLVAVEDQPRPDAASTLAELRRQGLELGVLSGDREQPVRQLAAHLGLPVDALAWELRPEQKLERIMAARERGPVAMVGDGINDTPALAAADLGIAVGNGTQIAQDTADLVILGERLEGVALALGLARSTMAKVRQNLAWAFGYNLIVLPIAAGVLLPAFGILLSPPLAALLMASSSITVVVNALLLRPRLA, via the coding sequence CTGTTGGAGGTGGAGGGGATGAAGTGCGGCGGTTGTGTGCGGGCGGTGGAACAGCGGCTGCTGGAGCAGCCCGGGGTGGCCCAGGTGAGTGTCAACCTGCTCACCCGCACGGCCTGGGTGGGCCTTGATCCCCCACGCGCCGACGCTGGCGCCAGCGATCCGCTGCCAGCGGTGATCGCCAGCCTGGGGGGCCTGGGGTACACCGCCAAGCTCCGCAACCGCGACCTGGATTCACCCAGCCCGCAGGAACGCCGCCAACGCCTGCACTGGTGGGAGCAGTGGCGCCAGCTGGTGGTGGCCCTGGCCCTGCTGCTGGTCTCGGTGGCGGGGCACCTGGCGGAATCGGGTCAGCTGGGGGTGCCCCTGTTGGCGGAGATCCCGTTCCATGCCCTCGTGGCCACCGTGGCCCTGGCGGGGCCAGGCCGCTCCATTCTTGTGGCCGGGGCCCGGGGGGCCCTGGCGGGCGTGCCGAGCATGGACACCCTGGTGGGGCTGGGCATGGGCAGTTCCTACCTGGCCAGCCTGGGGGCTTTCCTCTGGCCCGCCCTGGGCTGGCAGTGCTTCTTCAACGAGCCGGTGATGCTTCTGGGCTTCGTGCTGCTGGGGCGTTTTCTGGAGGAGCGGGCCCGCTACCGCACCGGCCGCTCCCTCGAGCAACTGGCGGCCCTGCAGCCCGACACCGCCCTGTTGCTGCTCGATGGCGGAGAACCGCGTCTGGTGCGGGTGGGTGGCTTGCGGCCCGGGGACCGGCTGCGGATCCTGCCCGGCGATCGGGTGCCCGTGGACGGCCTGGTGCACTCAGGCCATTCGGCCGTGGATGTGTCGAGCCTCACCGGCGAGCCCCTGCCGCTGATGGCCGCCCCGGGGTCCTCCCTGGCTGCCGGCAGCCTGAATCTGGAGGCGCCCCTGGAGCTCGACGTGGAGTGCTCCGGCGCCGACACCGCCCTGGCCCGGATCATCCGGCTGGTGGAGGAGGCCCAGGCCCGCAAGGCACCGATCCAGGGGCTGGCTGATCGGGTGGCCGGTCGCTTCAGCGTGGTGGTGCTGGCCCTGGCCGCCGCCACCTTCCTGTTCTGGTGGCTCTGGGGCGCGGCGCTCTGGCCCCAGGTGCTGCTGGCGGCACCGGCGTTCTCGGCCCACGGCTTCCACGGGGCGGGCGGAATGCAGGCGGGCCATGCCGTGCTCGGGGCCATGGCCACGACCCCCGCCGCCCTGGCGCTGCAGCTGGCGATCGCGGTGCTGGTGGTGGCCTGCCCCTGTGCCCTCGGTCTGGCCACCCCCACGGCGATCACCGTGGGCACGGGCCTGGCGGCCCGCTCCGGTGTGCTGTTCAGGGGCGGCGATGTGATCGAAAGGGCGGCCCGGGTGCAGGTGATGCTGTTCGACAAGACCGGCACCCTCACCCTGGGGCGTCCGCTGGTGACGGCCGTGGAGGCAGCCCCTGGCGTGGAGGCTGATCGCCTGGTGCAGATCGCCGCCAGCCTGGAGCGACAGACCCGCCATCCCTTCGCCCATGCCCTGCTCCAGGAGGCCCAGGTGCGTCAGTTGAGCCTGCTCGCGGTGACCTCCAGCCACACCCTCGCCGGGCAGGGGGTGGAGGGCACGATCGATGCTCTGGCGGGCACCGCCCGGGTCGGTCGACCCGGCTGGCTGAGGGAGGTGGGCCTGGTGCTCGACCCGGAGCTGGAGCAGCGACGCGATCAGTTGGAGCGCCTGGGGGCCACGGTGTTGGCGGTGGCCGAGGGCCCGCGGCTGCTGGGGCTGGTGGCCGTCGAAGACCAGCCCCGCCCCGATGCCGCTTCCACCCTGGCGGAACTGCGGCGCCAGGGCCTGGAGCTCGGGGTGCTCAGCGGCGATCGCGAACAGCCCGTGCGCCAGTTGGCCGCTCACCTTGGACTGCCGGTCGATGCCTTGGCCTGGGAGCTGCGGCCGGAGCAGAAGTTGGAGCGGATCATGGCCGCCAGGGAACGGGGGCCGGTGGCGATGGTGGGAGATGGCATCAACGACACCCCGGCGCTTGCCGCCGCCGACCTGGGCATCGCCGTCGGCAATGGCACCCAGATCGCCCAGGACACGGCCGATCTGGTGATCCTCGGGGAGCGCCTCGAGGGGGTGGCGCTCGCCCTGGGGCTGGCCCGCTCCACCATGGCCAAGGTGCGTCAGAACCTGGCCTGGGCCTTCGGCTACAACCTGATCGTGCTGCCGATCGCCGCCGGTGTGCTGCTGCCGGCCTTCGGAATCCTGCTCTCGCCTCCCCTGGCCGCCCTGCTGATGGCCAGCAGTTCGATCACGGTGGTGGTCAACGCCCTGTTGCTGCGGCCCCGTCTGGCATGA
- the tmk gene encoding dTMP kinase has product MSEAMGEHGSVGSPAVRGRFLVLEGIDGCGKTTQLEALRHWLPASGLMAPGASLVVTREPGGTALGLALRELLLHPPGEATPDPLAELLLYAADRAQHVRQRIEPALAAGDWVLSDRFVGSTAAYQGDGRGLPSEWISALEALATGGLVADLTLWLDLPLERSLQRRGHRPADRIESAGGAFLERVAGGFARLANERGWRRIEADQGPEQVSAAIRQLLQERFPLPSPPPVTAEVVGPAGPLGDGHG; this is encoded by the coding sequence ATGAGCGAGGCCATGGGTGAGCACGGGAGCGTGGGGTCTCCTGCGGTCCGGGGGAGGTTTCTGGTGCTCGAGGGCATTGATGGCTGCGGCAAGACCACCCAGCTCGAAGCCCTCCGGCACTGGCTTCCGGCCAGTGGTCTGATGGCCCCCGGGGCCTCCCTGGTGGTGACCCGGGAGCCCGGTGGCACGGCCCTCGGGCTGGCCCTGCGGGAGCTGCTGCTGCACCCCCCCGGAGAGGCGACGCCGGATCCCTTGGCTGAGCTGCTGCTCTATGCCGCCGATCGGGCCCAGCATGTGCGCCAACGGATCGAGCCGGCCCTGGCGGCCGGCGATTGGGTGCTCAGCGACCGCTTCGTGGGCTCCACCGCCGCCTACCAGGGCGATGGCCGGGGGCTGCCGTCTGAGTGGATCAGCGCCCTGGAGGCCCTCGCCACGGGCGGTTTGGTGGCTGATCTCACCCTCTGGCTGGATCTGCCCCTGGAGCGCTCGCTGCAGCGCCGGGGTCACCGGCCGGCGGATCGGATCGAATCGGCCGGTGGGGCGTTCCTGGAGCGGGTGGCTGGGGGGTTCGCCCGGCTGGCCAACGAGCGGGGCTGGCGCCGCATCGAGGCCGACCAGGGGCCCGAGCAGGTGAGCGCGGCGATCCGTCAGCTGCTCCAGGAGCGGTTTCCG